In one window of Macaca thibetana thibetana isolate TM-01 chromosome 5, ASM2454274v1, whole genome shotgun sequence DNA:
- the LOC126955629 gene encoding small ubiquitin-related modifier 2-like — protein MADENPKEGVKTENNDHINLKVAGQDGSVVQFKIKRHTPLSKLMKAYCERQGLSMRQIRFRFDGQPINETDTPARLEMADEDTIDVFQQQTGGVY, from the coding sequence ATGGCCGACGAAAATCCCAAGGAAGGAGTCAAGACTGAGAACAACGATCATATTAATTTGAAGGTTGCGGGGCAGGATGGTTCTGTGGTGCAGTTTAAGATTAAGAGGCATACACCACTTAGTAAACTAATGAAAGCCTATTGTGAACGACAGGGATTGTCAATGAGGCAGATCAGATTCCGATTCGACGGGCAACCAATCAATGAAACAGACACACCTGCACGGTTGGAAATGGCGGATGAAGATACAATTGATGTGTTCCAACAGCAGACGGGAGGTGTCTACTGA